From Harpia harpyja isolate bHarHar1 chromosome 21, bHarHar1 primary haplotype, whole genome shotgun sequence, one genomic window encodes:
- the SOX8 gene encoding LOW QUALITY PROTEIN: transcription factor SOX-8 (The sequence of the model RefSeq protein was modified relative to this genomic sequence to represent the inferred CDS: deleted 1 base in 1 codon): protein MLNMTEEHDKTLEAPCSPAGTTSSMSHVDSDSDSPLSPAGSEGLGCPPAPAPRPPGTAPLGAKVDAAEVDERFPACIRDAVSQVLKGYDWSLVPMPVRGNGSLKAKPHVKRPMNAFMVWAQAARRKLADQYPHLHNAELSKTLGKLWRLLSENEKRPFVEEAERLRVQHKKDHPDYKYQPRRRKSVKAGQSDSDSGAELSHHAGTQIYKADSGLGGMADSHHHGDHTGQTHGPPTPPTTPKTDLHHGSKQELKHEGRRLVESGRQNIDFSNVDISELSSEVINNMETFDVHEFDQYLPLNGHAAMPADHGPNAAAGSYGASYSHSATGTGGTNQVWTHKSPASASPSSADSGQQRPHIKTEQLSPSHYSDQSHGSPAHSDYGSYSAQACATTASTATAAASFSSSQCDYTDLQSSNYYNPYPGYPSSIYQYPYFHSSRRPYATPILNGLSIPPAHSPTANWDQPVYTTLTRP, encoded by the exons ATGCTCAACATGACCGAGGAGCACGACAAAACGCTGGAGGCTCCCTGCAGCCCCGCGGGTACCACCAGCTCCATGTCCCACGTGGACTCGGACTCCGACTCGCCTCTCTCCCCCGCCGGTTCCGAGGGTCTGGGTtgcccccccgctcccgccccgcgcCCTCCCGGTACCGCTCCGTTGGGAGCGAAGGTAGACGCGGCCGAGGTGGACGAACGTTTCCCCGCCTGCATCCGCGATGCCGTCTCGCAGGTGCTGAAGGGTTACGACTGGAGCCTGGTGCCCATGCCCGTCCGCGGCAACGGATCGCTCAAGGCCAAACCTCACGTCAAGCGGCCCATGAACGCCTTCATGGTGTGGGCGCAGGCCGCCCGCAGGAAACTGGCCGACCAGTACCCGCATCTGCACAACGCCGAGCTCAGCAAGACCCTGGGCAAGCTTTGGCG TTTGTTAAGCGAAAATGAGAAACGTCCCTTTGTGGAAGAAGCTGAGCGGCTCAGGGTCCAGCACAAAAAGGATCACCCGGATTATAAATACCAGCCACGGAGGAGGAAAAGTGTAAAAGCCGGGCAGAGCGACTCCGACTCTGGAGCTGAGCTCAGCCACCACGCCGGCACGCAGATCTACAAAGCGGACAGCGGGCTGGGAGGCATGGCAGATTCCCACCATCATGGTGATCACACAG GCCAGACCCACGGgccacccaccccacccaccacccccaaaaccgACCTCCACCACGGCAGCAAGCAGGAGCTGAAGCACGAGGGCCGCCGCCTCGTGGAGAGCGGCCGCCAGAACATCGACTTCAGCAACGTGGACATCTCGGAGCTGAGCAGCGAGGTCATCAACAACATGGAGACCTTCGACGTGCACGAGTTCGACCAGTACCTGCCACTCAACGGCCACGCCGCCATGCCGGCCGACCACGGCCCCAACGCCGCCGCCGGCTCCTACGGCGCGTCCTACTCCCACTCGGCCACGGGCACCGGCGGGACCAACCAGGTCTGGACTCACAAAAGCCCGGCCTCGGCGTCGCCGTCCTCCGCCGACTCGGGCCAGCAAAGGCCGCACATCAAAACGGAGCAGCTGAGCCCCAGCCACTACAGCGACCAGTCCCACGGCTCCCCCGCGCACTCCGACTACGGCTCCTACAGCGCCCAGGCTTGTGCCACCACC GCCTCCACCGCCACGGCCGCCgcctccttctccagctcccaGTGCGACTACACGGACCTCCAGAGCTCCAACTACTACAACCCTTACCCCGGCTACCCCTCCAGCATTTACCAGTATCCCTATTTCCACTCCTCCCGCCGTCCCTACGCGACGCCCATCCTCAACGGCTTGTCCATCCCGCCGGCCCACAGCCCCACCGCTAACTGGGACCAGCCGGTCTATACGACCCTGACGAGGCCTTAA